Proteins from one Mycobacterium adipatum genomic window:
- a CDS encoding HNH endonuclease signature motif containing protein: MTAAAATMTALDAARDQLRAERTAVAAKILAAGRFALARMVELGNAFEDLIVDDWEVVAAELGAELGLSRGRACTLITQGRILITDLPRFADAFGTGVVDLRVLRIILNRTALVTDPDIMSVLDAQLAKAAPSWNTLSDDRIAELVDWMVVDVDPDAVRRARESRRARSITVEPCGDGMVEIYGRLDATAGAVLDQRLDELARTVCPDDPRTLDQRRADAVEPLALGATGMACLCGQDVCPAAGNDAPHGHIVVHLHGERATVEGQSDRPALLPGYGSVPAEQVREMRPRTVIRPVPAAAELGAEPGYRPSRTLAEFIGCRDLTCRWPGCTVPAQRCDIDHTTPWPYGPTHPSNTKSYCRKHHLMKTFHGWNDCQHPDGTITITAPNGRVYTTRPGGAMFFPQSPAPTAELLPKPAPPRGAYRELAAPKRKRTRAQNRAYRITRERALNRAHYDADPPPF; the protein is encoded by the coding sequence ATGACGGCGGCAGCGGCGACGATGACGGCACTGGACGCCGCACGCGACCAGCTGCGCGCCGAACGCACCGCCGTGGCCGCGAAGATCCTGGCGGCAGGGCGGTTCGCGCTGGCCCGGATGGTGGAGCTGGGCAATGCGTTCGAGGACCTGATCGTCGATGACTGGGAGGTGGTGGCCGCCGAGCTGGGCGCCGAACTCGGGCTCAGCCGCGGCCGGGCGTGCACATTGATCACCCAGGGCCGCATCCTGATCACCGACCTACCGCGCTTCGCCGATGCGTTTGGCACCGGTGTGGTGGATCTGCGGGTGCTTCGGATCATCCTCAATCGGACCGCGCTGGTCACCGACCCCGACATCATGTCGGTCCTGGACGCTCAGCTCGCCAAGGCGGCGCCGTCCTGGAACACCCTGTCCGACGACCGCATCGCCGAACTCGTCGATTGGATGGTTGTCGACGTCGACCCCGACGCGGTCCGTCGGGCGCGGGAGTCCCGGCGGGCCCGCAGCATCACCGTCGAACCATGCGGCGACGGCATGGTCGAGATCTACGGCCGCCTCGACGCCACCGCCGGCGCCGTGCTCGATCAGCGCCTCGATGAGCTTGCCCGCACCGTATGCCCCGATGACCCGCGCACCCTCGACCAGCGTCGCGCCGATGCCGTCGAGCCGCTCGCCCTCGGCGCGACCGGCATGGCGTGCCTGTGCGGGCAGGATGTGTGCCCGGCCGCCGGTAACGATGCGCCGCACGGGCACATCGTCGTCCACCTGCACGGCGAGCGGGCGACCGTCGAGGGCCAGTCGGATCGTCCGGCGCTGCTACCCGGTTACGGGTCTGTCCCCGCTGAGCAGGTCCGCGAGATGAGGCCCCGCACCGTCATCCGGCCCGTCCCCGCGGCAGCCGAACTGGGCGCCGAGCCCGGCTACAGACCGTCGCGCACGCTCGCCGAGTTCATCGGATGCCGCGACCTCACCTGCCGCTGGCCCGGCTGCACCGTCCCCGCACAACGCTGCGACATCGACCACACGACGCCCTGGCCCTACGGCCCGACGCATCCGTCGAACACCAAGTCGTACTGCCGAAAACACCACTTGATGAAGACTTTTCACGGATGGAATGACTGTCAGCACCCGGACGGCACCATCACCATCACCGCCCCCAACGGGCGCGTGTACACCACCAGACCGGGCGGGGCGATGTTCTTCCCGCAGAGCCCGGCACCGACCGCGGAACTATTGCCGAAACCCGCACCGCCACGTGGCGCGTACCGAGAACTGGCCGCCCCCAAGCGAAAACGCACCCGTGCACAGAACCGCGCGTACCGAATAACGCGCGAACGCGCACTCAACCGCGCCCACTACGATGCCGACCCGCCGCCCTTTTAG
- a CDS encoding TetR/AcrR family transcriptional regulator, translated as MESGFGTRRRTRLFDDLLALFLAEGFSQFTLDDIAAALHCSKSTLYTLAASKDDLVRRVTVHFFKRATAAVETTLSRNDDPRERVAAYLTAVGAELAVASEVFMADLNAFPPAREVYEANTAAAATRVRQLIEEGVDAGAFRAVNASFAGDLIATMMVRIQQRDVGKATGLSDAEAYTELATLLTNGLRT; from the coding sequence ATGGAGAGCGGCTTCGGCACGCGCAGGCGGACCAGACTGTTCGACGACCTGTTGGCGTTGTTCCTCGCCGAGGGGTTCAGCCAGTTCACGCTTGACGACATCGCCGCCGCGCTGCACTGCTCCAAGTCCACGCTGTACACGTTGGCGGCGAGCAAGGACGACCTGGTTCGCCGCGTGACTGTGCACTTCTTCAAGCGAGCCACCGCCGCCGTCGAAACCACCCTGTCCCGGAACGACGATCCGCGGGAGCGGGTAGCCGCGTACCTCACCGCGGTCGGTGCCGAACTCGCCGTCGCCTCCGAGGTGTTCATGGCGGACCTGAACGCGTTCCCACCCGCCCGCGAGGTCTACGAGGCCAATACGGCGGCGGCCGCGACGCGCGTCCGGCAGCTGATCGAGGAGGGTGTCGACGCTGGTGCGTTCCGCGCGGTCAACGCTTCATTCGCCGGTGATCTGATCGCCACGATGATGGTGCGCATTCAGCAGCGCGATGTCGGGAAGGCGACCGGCCTCAGCGATGCCGAGGCCTACACCGAGTTGGCGACGCTGCTCACCAACGGTCTGCGCACTTAG
- a CDS encoding acyl-CoA dehydrogenase family protein — translation MAVDRLLPSAEAHELIALTRDIADKLLDPIVDAHEKAETYPDGVFAQLGAAGLLSLPQPEEWGGGGQPFEVYLQVLEEIAARWAAVAVAVSVHSLSSHPLLTFGTDEQKSRWLPGMLSGAQIGAYSLSEPQAGSDAAALRCAAVRHDDHYVINGSKSWITHGGVADFYTLFARTGDGPKGISCFLVPGDLDGLSFGAPEEKMGLHAVPTTAAFYDDARLDAERLIGVEGQGLSIAFSALDSGRLGIAAVAVGIAQAALDEATRYANERTTFGRKIIDHQGLAFLLADMSAAVVSARATYLDAARRRDQGLPYGAQASVAKLVATDAAMKVSTDAVQVLGGVGYTRDFRPERYMREAKITQIFEGTNQIQRLVIARGLSS, via the coding sequence GTGGCCGTCGATCGCCTGCTCCCCTCCGCGGAAGCACACGAGCTCATCGCGCTGACCCGCGACATCGCCGACAAGCTCCTCGACCCGATCGTGGATGCGCACGAGAAAGCCGAGACCTATCCCGACGGGGTCTTCGCCCAGTTGGGCGCGGCCGGGCTGCTGAGCCTGCCCCAACCCGAGGAGTGGGGCGGTGGCGGGCAGCCATTCGAGGTCTACCTGCAGGTGCTCGAGGAGATCGCGGCACGCTGGGCGGCCGTTGCCGTCGCGGTGAGCGTGCACAGCCTCTCATCGCACCCGCTGCTGACCTTCGGCACCGACGAGCAGAAGAGCCGCTGGCTTCCCGGCATGCTCTCCGGTGCTCAGATCGGGGCCTACAGCCTCAGCGAGCCCCAGGCCGGTTCCGACGCCGCCGCGCTGCGCTGTGCGGCCGTCCGGCACGACGACCACTACGTGATCAACGGGTCGAAATCCTGGATCACCCACGGCGGGGTCGCCGATTTCTACACGCTGTTCGCACGCACCGGGGACGGCCCCAAGGGCATCAGCTGCTTCCTGGTTCCCGGCGACCTCGACGGGCTGAGCTTCGGGGCTCCCGAGGAGAAGATGGGCCTGCACGCGGTGCCGACCACCGCGGCCTTCTACGACGATGCCCGCCTCGATGCCGAGAGGCTGATCGGTGTGGAAGGGCAGGGACTTTCGATCGCCTTCTCCGCACTGGACTCCGGGCGCCTCGGCATCGCCGCCGTCGCCGTCGGCATCGCCCAGGCGGCACTCGACGAGGCCACCAGGTATGCCAACGAGCGAACCACCTTCGGCCGCAAGATCATCGACCACCAGGGGCTGGCATTCCTGCTCGCCGACATGTCGGCGGCGGTGGTGAGCGCCCGGGCCACCTACCTGGATGCCGCGCGGCGCCGCGATCAGGGCTTGCCCTACGGCGCGCAGGCCAGCGTCGCCAAACTGGTGGCCACCGACGCCGCCATGAAGGTCAGTACCGACGCGGTGCAGGTGCTCGGCGGGGTCGGCTACACCCGGGACTTCCGCCCCGAGCGGTACATGCGCGAAGCCAAGATCACCCAGATATTCGAGGGCACCAACCAGATTCAGCGGCTGGTCATCGCCCGCGGACTCAGCTCCTGA
- a CDS encoding alpha/beta fold hydrolase, with the protein MRLRIAVAALVAVILAVLVNAYVVTSATRAAEPFAGGRVLELDGPDLNVREYGPSGERAIVLLHGYSASIQWWEPVAARLARNQRVIAIDLVGHGGSEAPGEPRHFGAVGQADAVHNALTALGVRHAIVVGHSMGGSVASELAARHPEVVERVVVSDTPADGDLVSMPLLGKMVCWPVLGPALDHFRSLPLITRSSLQTGFARDYAVPPFAYRSLERLTYAGVCDSKAGPLASVANTLAGLDVPVLVVWGETDVLTPTAPNVTRYGAAGMSPRIIAGAGHSPMVEKPDEFLSAIADFVTFRS; encoded by the coding sequence GTGAGGCTCCGGATCGCCGTCGCGGCACTCGTCGCCGTCATCCTCGCGGTACTGGTCAACGCGTACGTGGTGACCAGTGCGACGCGCGCCGCCGAGCCGTTCGCCGGCGGCCGGGTGCTCGAGCTCGACGGTCCAGATCTCAACGTGCGCGAGTACGGGCCGTCCGGTGAACGTGCCATCGTGCTGCTGCACGGCTATTCGGCGTCCATCCAGTGGTGGGAGCCGGTGGCGGCGCGGCTGGCACGCAACCAGCGCGTGATTGCCATCGACCTCGTCGGCCACGGTGGCTCCGAGGCGCCGGGGGAGCCGCGGCATTTCGGTGCCGTCGGACAAGCGGACGCGGTGCACAATGCGTTGACCGCCTTGGGTGTTCGACACGCCATCGTGGTGGGCCACTCGATGGGTGGCAGCGTGGCGTCCGAGCTTGCGGCCCGACATCCGGAGGTGGTGGAGCGCGTGGTGGTCTCGGATACCCCCGCCGACGGCGACCTGGTGTCCATGCCGTTGCTGGGAAAGATGGTGTGTTGGCCCGTGCTCGGTCCCGCCCTGGATCACTTCCGCAGCCTGCCGTTGATCACCAGGAGTTCTCTGCAGACGGGCTTCGCGCGGGACTATGCCGTGCCGCCGTTCGCCTACCGGTCACTGGAACGACTCACCTATGCCGGCGTGTGTGACTCCAAGGCCGGCCCGCTCGCGTCGGTTGCGAACACATTGGCCGGGCTGGATGTCCCGGTGCTGGTGGTGTGGGGTGAGACGGACGTGCTGACACCGACGGCCCCCAACGTCACGCGGTACGGGGCGGCCGGCATGTCGCCGCGCATCATCGCCGGAGCCGGACACAGTCCGATGGTCGAGAAGCCCGACGAGTTCCTCAGCGCGATAGCCGATTTCGTAACGTTCAGGAGCTGA